Proteins from one Mercurialis annua linkage group LG7, ddMerAnnu1.2, whole genome shotgun sequence genomic window:
- the LOC126657322 gene encoding switch 2, whose translation MSLATFKTLKPCKTLNSSTSKNSPFLTDQLAQEPEFPRKPPKSNLAKQLQRLGVGGDYFSSQNSGTQLSQKSPSFELQTPVEKNEKEEEKCTELDDLEEKKLGQFQFDHIGPFEPLILTLPEEVPIVQVPASINCRLLEHQREGVRFLYKLYRNNHGGVLGDDMGLGKTIQTIAFLAAVYGKDGESAGSAMLSGNQVGKQGPVLIICPSSVIHNWEIEFSRWATFNVSIYHGANRDLIHEKIEAGGVEILITSFDTYRIRGRILSEFKWEIVVVDEAHRLKNEKSKLYEACLEIGTRKRIGLTGTVMQNKIMELFNLFDWVAPGSLGTREHFREYYDEPLKHGQRATAPERFFQVANERKGHLVEVLAKYLLRRTKEETIGHLMLGKEDNVVFCAMSELQRRVYKRMLQIPDIQCLINKDLPCSCGSPLKQVECCKRIVPDGIIWPYLHRDNPDGCDSCPFCLVLPCLVKLQHISNHLELIKPNPRDEADKQRKDAEFASAVFGSDINLVGGNAQTESFMGLSDVKDCGKMRVLEKLLSSWASQGDKLLLFSYSVRMLDILEKFLIRKGYSFSRLDGSTPTNLRQSMVDDFNSSPSKQVFLISTRAGGLGLNLVSANRVVIFDPNWNPAYDLQAQDRSFRYGQKRHVIVFRLLAAGSFEELVYSRQVYKQQLSNIAVSGKMEKRYFEGVQDCKQFQGELFGIANLFRDLSDKLFTGEIIESHEKQQKDDEHSSFTYQELAEIGGYFHPQEQVGPTVISGSETETNMPSHDDSATADEPVLEDLGILYAHRNEDIVNFGTGTQKKNEESVSENVSLAAPSKRRRKSDDVAEKENLISSKDRKRAEYSLLARYMGMGEVEFSKWVLAATPSEREGVLQKFKKRKQKLPNG comes from the exons ATGTCACTAGCTACattcaaaaccctaaaaccATGTAAAACCCTAAATTCATCAACatcaaaaaattcaccttttttaacagACCAATTAGCCCAAGAACCAGAATTTCCAAGAAAGCCTCCAAAATCCAATCTTGCTAAACAGCTTCAACGCCTTGGAGTTGGAGGAGACTATTTTTCATCACAAAATTCAGGGACCCAATTGTCCCAAAAGTCACCAAGTTTTGAACTTCAAACCCCagttgaaaaaaatgaaaaggaagaagaaaaatgTACAGAATTGGATGATTTGGAGGAAAAAAAATTGGGCCAATTTCAGTTTGATCATATAGGACCATTTGAGCCATTAATTCTTACTTTGCCTGAGGAGGTTCCTATTGTGCAG GTTCCTGCTTCTATTAACTGTAGATTGCTTGAACATCAGAGGGAGGGGGTGAGGTTTTTATATAAGCTATACAGAAACAATCATGGAGGTGTTCTTGGTGATGACAT GGGACTGGGCAAGACTATTCAGACAATTGCCTTCCTGGCTGCTGTTTATGGAAAGGATGGAGAATCTGCTGGCTCTGCTATGTTATCGGGTAATCAGGTTGGGAAACAAGGCCCTGTACTAATAATTTGCCCCTCCTCTGTCATCCATAACTGGGAGATTGAATTCTCTAGGTGGGCAACCTTTAATGTTTCTATCTACCATGGTGCAAACCGGGATTTGATTCATGAGAAAATAGAAGCGGGCGGAGTTGAGATtttgatcaccagttttgacaCATACAGAATCCGTGGGAGAATTTTGTCAGAATTTAAATGGGAGATTGTAGTTGTTGATGAGGCGCACCGGCTTAAGAATGAGAAATCAAAACTTTATGAAGCATGTTTAGAAATTGGCACACGGAAACGAATTGGTCTAACAGGTACTGTTATGCAGAATAAAATTATggaactttttaatctttttgacTGGGTTGCCCCTGGTTCACTGGGGACGCGGGAACATTTTAGGGAGTACTATGATGAACCCCTCAAGCATGGTCAGAGGGCAACTGCACCTGAAAGATTTTTTCAGGTAGCTAATGAGCGTAAAGGGCACCTAGTGGAAGTTCTTGCTAAATACCTGCTTAGAAGAACAAAGGAGGAGACCATAGGCCATCTTATGTTGGGGAAAGAAGATAATGTTGTATTCTGTGCGATGAGTGAATTACAGAGACGTGTTTACAAGAGAATGCTACAAATACCAGATATACAGTGCCTGATAAATAAGGACCTTCCATGTAGTTGCGGTAGCCCTCTTAAACAAGTAGAATGCTGTAAAAGGATCGTGCCTGACGGGATTATATGGCCATACCTTCACAGGGATAACCCTGATGGTTGTGATTCATGCCCCTTTTGCCTTGTGCTCCCTTGTCTTGTCAAGCTTCAacat ATTAGTAATCACCTGGAGCTGATTAAGCCTAACCCTAGGGATGAAGCAGATAAACAAAGAAAGGATGCAGAATTTGCCTCTGCGGTATTTGGTTCCGACATAAATTTGGTTGGGGGGAATGCCCAAACTGAGAGTTTCATGGGTCTGAGTGATGTTAAGGATTGTGGAAAAATGAGGGTGCTGGAAAAATTGTTGTCCTCTTGGGCTTCACAAGGTGACAAGCTTCTTCTCTTCAGCTATTCTGTCAG GATGCTGGACATATTGGAAAAATTTCTCATACGCAAAGGATATAGCTTTTCAAGACTTGATGGTTCTACTCCAACTAATTTGAGACAGTCTATGGTTGATGACTTTAATTCAAGCCCAAGCAAAcag GTGTTCCTAATATCAACTCGAGCTGGTGGGCTTGGGTTGAATCTTGTAAGTGCAAACCGTGTGGTTATATTTGATCCAAACTGGAATCCTGCATATGATTTGCAGGCCCAAGATAGGTCATTTCGATATGGGCAGAAACGACATGTTATAGTTTTTAGATTACTTGCAGCCGGATCCTTTGAGGAACTTGTATATTCTCGTCAGGTATATAAACAGCAGCTATCAAATATTGCTGTCTCCGGGAAAATGGAAAAACGATATTTTGAAGGTGTCCAG GATTGCAAGCAATTTCAGGGCGAGCTTTTTGGAATCGCAAATTTGTTCCGTGATTTATCAGATAAGCTGTTCACCGGTGAAATCATTGAATCACATGAGAAACAGCAAAAAGATGATGAGCATAGCTCTTTCACCTATCAGGAACTAGCTGAGATTGGAGGCTATTTTCATCCTCAGGAACAAGTTGGTCCAACAGTCATATCAGGGTCGGAAACGGAAACTAATATGCCGAGTCATGATGACAGTGCTACAGCAGATGAACCTGTGCTTGAGGATTTAG GTATTCTATATGCTCACCGTAACGAGGACATCGTCAATTTCGGGACCGGTActcaaaagaaaaatgaagaaagcGTTTCTGAAAATGTGAGCTTGGCGGCCCCTAGTAAACGGAGAAGAAAATCAGATGATGTGGCTGAAAAAGAAAATCTTATATCGTCCAAGGATCGGAAGAGGGCCGAGTATAGCCTCCTTGCTCGGTACATGGGAATGGGAGAGGTCGAGTTCAGTAAATGGGTACTAGCTGCAACTCCATCAGAAAGAGAAGGGGTGCTTCAAAAGTTCAAGAAGAGAAAGCAGAAGCTACCTAATGGTTGA
- the LOC126657328 gene encoding early nodulin-like protein 3 has translation MGSGKFLEFSFVIFLLGFVFGSCNAYKFYVGGRNGWVLNPSQNYTQWAHINRFQVNDTLFFKYKKGSDSVLLVNKEDFNSCNTKNPIQSLTDGDSIFTVDHSGPFYFISGNSDNCNKGQKLHIIVMAKRLKPSPVPTDPQSPSPLALSSPVTSPVPPSPPTTAELAPPHHSGSDKSTYTGLLMLLTCVSIGVSVIIGGV, from the exons ATGGGGTCTGGAAAATTTCTTGAATTTTCGTTTGTGATTTTCttgttagggtttgtttttggGTCTTGTAATGCTTATAAATTCTATGTTGGTGGAAGAAATGGCTGGGTTTTGAACCCTTCTCAGAATTATACTCAGTGGGCTCATATCAATAGATTTCAAGTCAATGATACTCTCT TTTTCAAGTACAAGAAAGGATCAGACTCAGTACTACTTGTAAACAAGGAAGATTTCAACTCATGCAACACCAAAAATCCTATACAATCATTAACAGACGGTGATTCAATCTTCACCGTTGATCACTCCGGGCCCTTCTACTTCATCTCAGGAAATTCTGATAATTGCAATAAGGGCCAAAAATTACACATTATTGTGATGGCAAAAAGGCTAAAACCATCCCCAGTACCTACTGATCCTCAATCTCCTTCACCACTGGCATTATCTTCGCCCGTCACTTCCCCTGTGCCGCCGTCACCACCTACCACGGCGGAATTGGCACCGCCTCATCATTCGGGATCGGATAAAAGTACTTATACCGGTCTGCTTATGTTGTTGACATGTGTTAGCATTGGAGTGAGTGTGATTATTGGAGGAGTTtag
- the LOC126657323 gene encoding wax ester synthase/diacylglycerol acyltransferase 4-like, with amino-acid sequence MATDTQEFIRSMEFKHEDEDDEELVEPVSPTGQYFNSSVLSVCVLCILESDIPIDDSPTMTLLRDVFLPINTRFSSIMVTDENGEKQWKKVDVNLKNHVNIPNFPNGLSPKSYDKYFNDYISKVALQSLPQNQPLWEIHIIKYPTSNSAGNVIFKLHHALGDGFSLMGALLSCLQRLDNPSLPLTFPSLQVLPAKPETISRSAKMRVGCKSFIGSVFNTVVDFGWSLLKSSVVEDVKSSIRSGDDGVEFKAITVSTMTFSLDRIKEIKAKLGVTINDVITGIIFYGIRLYMLEVNDKSSNAQSTALVLLNTRIIGGYKSVKEMVKPNAESPWGNQFGFLHVSVPELTKNSVSNPIEFVEKAQIIIKRKRSSLAVSLTGRLLETLRKLRGPEVTAKYIHSTLKNSSMTISNVIGPVEQMALADHPVKGLYFMVVGVPQSLTITMVSYTGQLRVAVGTEKGFIDPQKFKSCIENSFEKIYNETISKTN; translated from the exons ATGGCAACTGACACTCAAGAGTTTATCAGATCCATGGAGTTCAAGCAcgaagatgaagatgatgaagagtTAGTGGAGCCTGTTAGTCCGACCGGACAGTACTTTAATAGCTCGGTTTTATCGGTTTGTGTTCTTTGTATTTTGGAATCGGATATTCCGATTGATGATTCTCCTACTATGACTTTGCTTCGAGATGTTTTTCTCCCTATCAACACTCGTTTTTCTTCGATCATG GTTACCGACGAAAATGGTGAAAAACAATGGAAGAAAGTTGACGTAAACCTCAAGAATCATGTAAACATCCCAAATTTCCCAAATGGACTATCTCCAAAATCATATGATAAATATTTCAATGATTACATCTCAAAAGTTGCTCTACAATCTCTTCCTCAAAACCAACCATTATGGGAAATTCATATAATAAAATACCCTACTTCAAATTCAGCTGGTAACGTGATCTTCAAGCTACACCATGCACTTGGAGATGGATTTTCTCTAATGGGAGCTCTCCTTTCTTGCTTGCAAAGATTAGACAATCCTTCACTTCCATTAACATTTCCTTCACTTCAAGTTTTGCCTGCAAAACCTGAAACTATAAGCCGGAGTGCTAAAATGCGCGTGGGGTGTAAGAGTTTTATTGGGTCGGTTTTTAATACGGTGGTTGATTTTGGGTGGAGTCTTCTAAAGAGCAGTGTGGTTGAGGATGTTAAATCTTCAATACGTTCTGGGGATGATGGCGTGGAGTTCAAGGCAATTACTGTGTCAACGATGACATTTTCTCTTGATCGTATTAAAGAAATTAAGGCCAAGCTTGGAGTG ACAATTAATGATGTAATCACAGGCATAATCTTCTATGGAATTAGATTATACATGCTAGAAGTTAATGATAAATCAAGCAATGCACAATCAACAGCTCTAGTATTGCTAAATACTAGAATTATTGGTGGCTACAAATCAGTTAAAGAAATGGTGAAACCTAATGCTGAGTCACCATGGGGGAATCAATTTGGTTTTTTGCACGTTTCAGTCCCTGAATTAACCAAGAATTCAGTTTCTAATCCAATTGAATTTGTTGAGAAAGCTCAGATAATAATTAAGAGGAAAAGAAGCTCTCTTGCTGTTAGTCTCACTGGCAGGCTCCTTGAGACTTTACGGAAACTTAGAGGACCTGAG GTAACAGCTAAGTATATTCATAGCACACTGAAGAACTCAAGCATGACAATATCAAATGTAATTGGCCCAGTTGAACAAATGGCTTTGGCTGATCATCCAGTTAAAGGTTTATACTTTATGGTAGTTGGTGTACCTCag AGTCTTACCATAACAATGGTGAGTTATACAGGACAACTTAGAGTTGCTGTGGGGACAGAAAAGGGCTTCATTGATCCTCAAAAATTCAAGTCATGCATTGAGAATTCTTTTGAGAAGATATATAATGAAACAATTTCCAAAacaaattag